In the Hordeum vulgare subsp. vulgare chromosome 7H, MorexV3_pseudomolecules_assembly, whole genome shotgun sequence genome, one interval contains:
- the LOC123407434 gene encoding protein FAR1-RELATED SEQUENCE 5-like, which translates to MEFSSSEDRELVEDFIDVEDDTGTADVDQPPGVMTSHVHCIDPSEGSMSTAGNELLPVADELGKNAEPYLGMEFASDAAARAFYNEYALGLGFGIRVARSRSERRKGTEVLVMKRFVCMKEGHHKKKKDVDSSNKKKRKRLSIREGCPAMMEVVRRAPEKWVITKLVLEHTHVIVSPDKAREVQLLHLSGKEHADTLQEVRRNVFGDTGASDLFTYLMRRQSDNSGFFYNVQVDSRNCLRNAVWVDARSKISYKYFGDAVYFDTTYTQNENMLPFAAFTGVNHHGDCVVFGCALVLDKTESSYAWIFETWLTAMDKRLPFSFTTDEGKTMTEAVAKTFPQCFHRLCRWRVLSKCKKKLSDVYMRFPELHNELKRCVNECDTMPVFDMFWGSILDKYDLRENTWLQSLFEARNKWVPAYLTGSFFAELSLTRRAETISRFYRNNFSTRAPLLSFITTFDQHIDRLYMNEAQKDLALFSPEQLLKTNSILEKQAASIYTRAAFEFFQMELIESLHHYAVKVQESPYEAKYYVERDGDPPTRHTVVYNGAEEKVWCDCCRFAFSAILCRHVLGVFILADIDMIPEPCITKRWTKKAKTGPVFVGRILEDENRHTDSVTSRFSDLVCDGMMCGEKGTLSEGSFKFAKELLRNAYREIDKLTKAGSQQVGNR; encoded by the coding sequence ATGGAGTTCTCGTCAAGTGAAGACCGTGAACTTGTTGAAGATTTCATAGATGTCGAGGATGATACAGGCACCGCTGATGTTGATCAACCACCTGGTGTGATGACTTCCCATGTTCACTGCATTGATCCTTCTGAGGGATCCATGTCGACTGCTGGAAACGAGTTGCTTCCGGTAGCTGACGAGCTGGGCAAAAATGCTGAACCATACCTGGGCATGGAATTTGCGTCTGATGCAGCTGCACGTGCATTCTACAATGAGTATGCGCTAGGCCTTGGGTTCGGCATTCGTGTCGCCCGGTCCCGCAGTGAGCGGCGAAAAGGTACCGAGGTACTCGTCATGAAGCGTTTTGTGTGCATGAAAGAGGGAcatcacaagaagaagaaggatgttgACTCTAGCAACAAGAAAAAGAGGAAGCGCCTCTCTATACGGGAAGGCTGCCCAGCAATGATGGAGGTGGTGAGGAGGGCCCCAGAGAAGTGGGTCATCACGAAGTTGGTGCTCGAGCACACTCATGTTATTGTTAGCCCAGACAAGGCGAGGGAggtccagctccttcatctctcTGGGAAGGAGCATGCGGATACCTTGCAGGAGGTGCGGAGGAATGTGTTTGGAGACACAGGCGCATCTGATCTCTTCACCTACCTAATGAGAAGGCAGTCAGACAACTCTGGTTTTTTCTATAACGTACAAGTTGACAGTAGAAACTGTTTGAGGAATGCAGTTTGGGTTGATGCAAGATCTAAAATATCATACAAGTACTTTGGAGATGCTGTTTACTTCGACACTACTTATACTCAAAACGAAAATATGTTGCCTTTTGCAGCTTTCACAGGTGTGAATCACCATGGTGACTGTGTTGTTTTTGGTTGTGCTCTTGTCTTGGACAAGACAGAATCTTCATATGCTTGGATTTTTGAGACATGGCTGACAGCAATGGATAAGCGGCTGCCATTTTCATTTACAACAGATGAAGGCAAAACAATGACAGAGGCAGTTGCCAAAACATTTCCTCAATGTTTCCATCGTCTTTGTAGATGGCGAGTTCTTTCTAAATGCAAGAAGAAATTGTCTGATGTCTACATGAGATTTCCTGAGCTCCATAACGAGTTAAAGAGATGTGTCAACGAGTGTGATACCATGCCTGTTTTTGACATGTTCTGGGGTTCTATTCTCGACAAGTATGATCTGAGGGAGAACACTTGGTTGCAATCACTATTTGAAGCAAGAAATAAATGGGTTCCTGCATACCTAACAGGCTCCTTCTTTGCAGAATTGTCACTGACCCGTAGAGCAGAAACAATCAGTAGGTTTTATAGGAATAACTTCAGCACAAGAGCTCCCCTCCTTTCTTTTATCACTACATTTGATCAACACATAGACAGATTGTATATGAATGAAGCTCAGAAAGATCTTGCCTTGTTTTCTCCTGAGCAACTCCTGAAAACCAATTCAATCTTGGAAAAACAAGCAGCAAGCATCTATACCAGGGCTGCATTTGAATTTTTCCAAATGGAGTTGATTGAATCGCTGCATCACTATGCCGTGAAGGTCCAGGAAAGCCCTTATGAAGCCAAGTACTATGTCGAAAGAGATGGTGATCCTCCTACCAGGCACACTGTTGTCTACAATGGTGCCGAGGAGAAGGTTTGGTGTGACTGCTGCAGGTTTGCTTTCTCGGCGATATTGTGCAGACATGTGCTAGGAGTATTCATCTTGGCTGACATCGACATGATTCCGGAGCCATGCATCACGAAGCGAtggacgaaaaaggcaaagacaGGGCCAGTTTTTGTTGGTCGCATCCTTGAAGATGAAAACCGGCACACAGATTCTGTGACTTCGAGGTTCAGTGATCTTGTTTGCGACGGGATGATGTGTGGAGAGAAGGGGACTCTATCAGAAGGCTCCTTCAAATTTGCAAAGGAATTACTGCGCAACGCCTATAGAGAAATAGATAAACTGACCAAGGCTGGTTCCCAGCAAGTTGGCAACAGATAG
- the LOC123407435 gene encoding 50S ribosomal protein L19, chloroplastic-like — translation MQSLVRTFCRTGAGGTPLKLLDHAAPRIEQSFAETLRPCSWIRQIVSPIIPHDGVQAYGFGTKALAVRGFSTVGTAEVSVEDEDSSSPMVEHPPRIKFKRPDKTARHIMNILNKEAVDKVRTERTIPDVQPGCIVQMRLQVPENKRRESTLKGIVIARRNAGIATTFRLRRLVAGVGVESVFPLYSPNIKEIKILDRKKVRRAKLYYLRDRMNALKK, via the exons ATGCAGTCTTTAGTGCGGACCTTCTGTCGAACCGGAGCCGGGGGCACGCCTTTGAAGCTCCTGGATCACGCAGCTCCTAGAATTGAACAGTCGTTCGCGGAAACCCTGAGGCCTTGCAGCTGGATTCGTCAAATTGTG AGTCCAATCATTCCACATGACGGTGTTCAGGCATATGGTTTCGGCACGAAGGCTTTGGCGGTGAGGGGGTTCTCAACTGTGGGGACTGCCGAGGTTTCTGTTGAGGATGAAGATTCCAGCTCTCCCATGGTTGAGCACCCACCACGCATTAAGTTCAAGAGGCCTGACAAGACGGCCAGACAcattatgaat ATCTTAAACAAAGAGGCAGTCGACAAAGTTCGTACAGAGAGGACCATTCCCGATGTACAGCCTGGATGTATCGTTCAAATGAGACTG CAAGTTCCTGAGAACAAGCGACGCGAGTCTACATTGAAAGGCATCGTCATAGCAAGACGCAATGCTGGGATCGCTACGACTTTCAGATTGCGTAGATTAGTAGCTGGCGTTGGAGTTGAGTCTGTCTTTCCACT GTACTCGCCAAACATCAAAGAAATCAAGATCTTAGACAGGAAGAAAGTCAGGAGAGCAAAGCTGTACTACCTGAGGGACAGAATGAATGCACTCAAGAAATGA